The following proteins are encoded in a genomic region of Fusarium keratoplasticum isolate Fu6.1 chromosome 9, whole genome shotgun sequence:
- a CDS encoding Chitinase: protein MDGIDPAIYKNIGNVKARNPNLKIVIALGGWTFSDPGPWQDKFPSLASTKENRATFINNLLGFLSEYGYDGVDWEYPGADDRGGKDGDGANYVALVKELREAINSRGRDYIVTFTAPSSYWYLRHFDLKGMETYVDWINLMSYDLHGVWDSDNPIGNQVLSHTNLTEIDYALDLFWRVGVEPSSIVLGLGFYGRSFELESASCWKPGCAFKGPGSPGRCSNTAGILSYAEIMEILDKTGGTPYFDKTAASRYMVYDGHSWISFDDAETFQMKIDYASKMGLHGLMIWAIDLDTPNLEALRSISNGELIGATKTPFSLDYALINFGSNANAGEIDPDQTGFGFVLITGDSAAVSSLKKREDEPEPLVFLDCPADVLEQPKNETRVARVVCLSENVEGCFRIMERGVEGTVVEMPDNCAPNSLARAISLTESKDQSLPSTQSRRAVTSKVFDFAFDMNLNNTRRDTGDLKVRVDYSNVGGYWNAAVDSLGIQADDSLHRRIAKRFFAESQADWRTMYQDTEVHKSDGERFVNEEIDTPLFWETAQDCEFEGEDYELGFGAHVGGKIKADFTYGFSLIAELRNILDAKQANGWLNVDGESDLNFSIGGVGEVDFDLAKKGNPTSTETKPVKLKGHTLHPSGNSWLSFQPYYKIGYTLASFNDTDGEAGSDSAPYFDGKLSTRIKSDFGGFNVNFPPNPSDKLGTRNVARESNMVWLGNDNIIHNSGGAGGRFALGAFLSFGVKIDLGLFKDRCHRNIPIIDMSMDYRTVTEWSFFRSPDFTPETCLNTSVSWVPYTRPLSGRIEKASQLAHIIDIERSRSRTTKWMTSKSPSSVVRMVNINLSLPNSKTIGWNESEALPYIVSDSQKKGGDSSCYQDQPSLGADMAWGYGSDSNINPLTYMDEEAAKAIEGSDEELSCPTCLVCGKNRKTKGPCCGCANMDLELGYTDIPDYESYKPEVDLEGPWPWPGYQSTSSLSRRGQPDPMDGQQVSRLESRKDGTATMSPKTIRVCPDSAGAGVRKFALYGKTYGYPAFPENALHQWEGIEGNKWDDVSRSWGNTSMSCSDWEVDALRPHDTAWIRGANGNLEEVRANYQTEHVFEGQLISDFFTQWLDKGQIENQKPTPSNPTPKVPCNWTVKWILTVNKSWPWKLRGKPRAFIFLLLSELGNASHLDRLAIFKARPNGMKGSMFGGKQPSALGEYRRMSGEQKLLATKEMGMVFRYMNDPIIWKKFCDTYEALYELFGTFDTFYAQQGSGLTIPSLQKEWKEFIEVGLTSLVARSKASFELHTIIAFGGIFTFDPSMLIHGIHWVKNIAVNQPKIRIDGSCPNLGSIDNGD from the exons ATGGATGGCATCGATCCAGCTATCTACAAGAATATCGGCAACGTCAAAGCTCGGAACCCTAACCTCAAGATTGTCATTGCCCTCGGTGGCTGGACCTTTAGTGACCCCGGCCCTTGGCAAGATAAGTTCCCTTCACTTGCGTCCACCAAGGAGAACAGAGCCACCTTTATCAACAACCTGTTGGGATTTCTCTCTGAATATGGCTACGATGGTGTCG ACTGGGAATACCCCGGCGCTGATGACCGTGGCGGTAAGGACGGGGATGGTGCGAACTACGTGGCTCTGGTGAAAGAGCTGCGGGAGGCTATCAATTCCAGAGGCCGCGACTATATTGTCACATTCACTGCACCTTCTTCGTACTGGTACCTTCGCCACTTTGATCTCAAAGGCATGGAGACCTATGTTGATTGGATCAATCTTATGTCCTATGACCTACATGGTGTCTGGGATAGCGATAATCCCATCGGAAATCAAGTTCTGTCGCATACGAACCTGACGGAAATCGACTATGCATTGGACCTG TTCTGGCGCGTTGGCGTCGAGCCTTCTAGCATTGTGCTCGGCCTGGGCTTCTATGGTCGATCGTTTGAGCTTGAGTCTGCCTCGTGCTGGAAGCCCGGCTGTGCCTTTAAGGGCCCTGGCTCGCCTGGCCGATGTTCTAATACGGCTGGAATTCTCTCATATGCTG AGATTATGGAGATACTGGATAAAACTGGCGGAACTCCTTACTTTGATAAGACTGCGGCTTCCCGATACATGGTCTACGACGGCCACAGCTGGATCTC CTTCGATGATGCCGAGACTTTCCAGATGAAGATTGATTACGCAAGCAAGATGGGTCTTCATGGTCTCATGATCTGGGCTATTGATCTAGACACGCCCAACCTCGAAGCCCTGCGATCCATATCCAATGGCGAACTCATCGGGGCCACCAAGACCCCCTTCTCGCTA GATTACgctctcatcaactttggCAGCAACGCCAATGCTGGTGAGATCGATCCTGACCAGACGGGGTTCGGTTTCGTCCTCATCACGGGCGACTCGGCTGCCGTGTCTTCTCTCAAGAAAAGGGAGGACGAGCCGGAACCTCTAGTCTTTCTCGACTGCCCTGCCGACGTGCTCGAGCAACCCAAGAACGAGACCCGAGTAGCTAGAGTCGTGTGTCTTAGTGAAAACGTCGAGGGCTGCTTCCGGATTATGGAGCGAGGTGTCGAAGGAACCGTTGTCGAGATGCCCGACAAT TGCGCCCCCAACTCGCTGGCGCGAGCCATCTCGCTAACAGAGTCCAAAG ATCAAAGCCTGCCATCCACCCAGTCGCGCAGAGCTGTCACGTCAAAGGTCTTTGACTTTGCCTTTGACATGAACCTGAACAACACGAGGCGAGACACCGGGGACCTCAAGGTCCGCGTCGACTACTCCAACGTCGGAGGCTACTGGAATGCCGCTGTCGACTCCCTAGGAATCCAGGCAGACGATTCTTTGCATCGTAGGATTGCAAAGCGCTTTTTTGCGGAAAGCCAGGCCGACTGGCGGACCATGTACCAGGATACCGAAGTGCATAAAAGCGATGGCGAGAGATTTGTCAACGAAGAGATTGACACTCCTCTCTTCTGGGAAACGGCCCAGGATTGTGAGTTCGAAGGGGAGGACTACGAGCTTGGCTTTGGAGCCCATGTCGGAGGCAAGATCAAAGCCGATTTTACTTACGGCTTCTCCCTGATA GCCGAATTGCGCAACATATTGGATGCGAAACAAGCCAATGGCTGGCTCAATGTCGACGGAGAGTCAGATCTCAACTTTTCTATTGGAGGCGTCGGCGAGGTTGACTTTGACTTAGCTAAAAAGGGCAATCCAACATCCACCGAGACCAAGCccgtcaagctcaagggccaCACGCTGCACCCATCTGGCAATAGCTGGCTATCCTTCCAACCTTACTACAAGATCGGGTACACGCTCGCATCCTTCAATGACACCGATGGGGAAGCCGGTAGCGATAGCGCCCCCTATTTTGACGGAAAGCTCAGCACTCGCATTAAGTCGGACTTTGGAGGCTTTAATGTGAACTTCCCACCCAACCCGTCGGACAAGCTGGGCACCAGGAACGTCGCCCGTGAGAGCAACATGGTCTGGTTGGGTAACGACAATATCATCCACAACTCTGGAGGTGCTGGGGGGCGGTTTGCCCTTGGCGCTTTCTTGAGCTTCGGCGTAAAGATTGATCTAGGATTGTTTAAGGACCGGTGCCACCGCAACATCCCCATTATCGAT ATGTCGATGGATTACAGAACGGTCACGGAGTGGAGCTTCTTCCGGTCTCCAGACTTTACCCCTGAGACGTGTCTTAATACCAGCGTTTCGTGGGTTCCCTACACCCGACCTCTTTCTGGCCGTATTGAAAAGGCTAGTCAGCTGGCACACATCATCGATATAGAACGATCGCGCTCCAGAACTACGAAATGGATGACGAGTAAGTCACCATCCTCTGTGGTAAGGATGGTCAACATTAACCTATCTCTGCCCAACAGCAAAACCATTGGCTGGAACGAGTCTGAAGCTCTTCCCTACATTGTCAGCGATAGC CAAAAAAAAGGAGGGGACAGTTCGTGCTACCAGGACCAACCATCTTTGGGCGCGGATATGGCATGGGGCTATGGCTCCgactccaacatcaacccACTGACGTAcatggacgaggaagccGCCAAGGCAATCGAGGGCTCCGATGAAGAGCTGTCGTGCCCTACCTGCCTGGTTTGTGGCAAGAACCGCAAGACCAAGGGCCCCTGCTGCGGCTGCGCCAATatggaccttgagcttggttATACCGACATTCCCGACTACGAGAGCTACAAGCCGGAAGTCGACCTCGAGGgcccctggccctggccaGGATATCAGTCAACGAGCTCGCTGTCCAGGAGAGGACAGCCAGATCCCATGGACGGCCAGCAGGTATCTAGGCTGGAAAGCCGCAAAGATGGCACAGCGACAATGTCACCCAAGACAATCCGCGTCTGTCCCGACTCCGCGGGGGCCGGTGTTCGAAAGTTCGCGCTATACGGCAAAACGTATGGGTATCCAGCATTCCCGGAAAATGCGCTACACCAGTGGGAGGGTATCGAAGGCAATAAATGGGATGACGTTTCACGCTCCTGGGGAAATACGTCCATGTCGTGTTCCGACTGGGAGGTCGACGCCCTGCGGCCGCATGACACCGCATGGATCCGGGGCGCAAACGGAAATTTAGAGGAGGTCCGGGCCAACTATCAGA CCGAGCACGTATTCGAAGGCCAGCTCATCAGCGACTTCTTCACGCAATGGCTAGACAAGGGCCAGATTGAAAATCAGAAGCCGACTCCATCAAATCCTACGCCCAAGGTGCCCTGTAACTGGACCGTCAAATGGATCCTGACGGTGAACAAGTCGTGGCCTTGGAAGCTGCGCGGGAAACCCAgggccttcatcttcctACTGCTTTCTGAACTCGGCAACGCCTCTCACCTCGACCGCCTCGCAATCTTCAAGGCCAGGCCAAATGGCATGAAGGGGTCCATGTTTGGCGGTAAGCAGCCCTCAGCTCTCGGCGAATACAGAAGAATGTCAGGTGAGCAGAAGCTTCTTGCCACCAAAGAGATGG GCATGGTGTTTAGGTACATGAATGACCCGATAATTTGGAAAAAGTTCTGTGATACCTACGAGGCACTGTACGAGTTGTTTGGGACATTCGATACCTTCTATGCCCAGCAAGGCTCCGGTCTCACGATCCCCTCACTCCAGAAGGAGTGGAAAGAGTTTATCGAGGTAGGCTTGACCTCGCTGGTGGCCCGGTCCAAGGCTTCATTTGAGCTCCATACCATTATAGCTTTTGG AGGAATATTTACCTTTGATCCTAGTATGTTGATTCATGGAATCCACTGGGTGAAGAACATTGCAGTGAACCAGCCTAAGATTCGCATCGATGGGTCGTGCCCGAACCTCGGATCGATTGACAACGGGGATTAA
- a CDS encoding Chitinase — protein sequence MTNSLGHRRLSLLNLLAFCSFLLHSSLVLGYAHSHAKHDHLHHLHGQSLRAATLATTKATSTGQDDFTCGPDKPCSNEACCGEDGWCGYGPNYCGDGCQSNCDAKAECGQFAATAGKTCPLNVCCSQHGFCGTTADFCNDGCQSNCDSPKPNAAASDPQKVVIGYWETWNMDKPCGTMGPGEIPVELLTHLFV from the coding sequence ATGACCAATTCTCTAGGCCATCGACGCCTATCACTCTTGAACTTACTTGCATTTTGCTCCTTTCTTCTCCACTCCTCGCTTGTCCTGGGCTATGCTCATAGTCATGCCAAACATgaccatcttcatcacctccATGGGCAATCTCTCCGAGCAGCAACCTTAGCCACAACAAAGGCTACGTCCACGGGCCAGGACGACTTCACTTGTGGCCCGGATAAACCATGCTCCAACGAAGCTTGCTgcggcgaggatggctgGTGCGGCTACGGCCCCAATTACTGCGGTGATGGCTGCCAATCCAACTGTGACGCCAAGGCTGAGTGCGGCCAGTTTGCTGCAACTGCTGGCAAGACGTGTCCTCTCAATGTCTGCTGCTCGCAGCACGGCTTCTGCGGCACGACGGCTGACTTTTGCAACGACGGCTGCCAATCCAATTGCGACAGCCCCAAGCCTAACGCAGCCGCTTCAGACCCTCAGAAGGTCGTCATCGGATATTGGGAGACGTGGAATATGGACAAACCCTGCGGCACTATGGGCCCAGGAGAGATCCCCGTTGAGCTGCTCACTCATCTTTTTGTTTAA
- a CDS encoding F-box domain-containing protein, with product MSACLIHLPPELLEQILSGLPNSDIKSLRLTCTHLHRSAQLRLSRIFLSPNPLNVSVFRAVADHEEFRKKIVEIIYDDARLAYSHETRDDEYYEDEDEDEDDIGDVHGVPVWYRRIYSENYDFVKTYGSGDVKRSHHLEVQQRFKAPLSPAESFKIYQKLVQEQEHVIATNSDADALKYGLPRFPNLRTITLTPVAHGQPHRPFYPTPMIRSLPRGLIYPIPRGWPVAEEQSNRPYAKSWDGEEKAEWRGFCLVTQAVAQHQRENPAAGISEFIVDSNQLLTGINCRIFDEAENSEYKDLATILARPGFSRIDLSLHVGGQDRKGWPSFRRGLLQHALGTAQGLRHVSLTTNLAIPNELWDASEGGEEHHIPLRTLFPIDTWSNLQHFCLSRFLVNQADVMDFLLAMPLTLQSVELSFLWFLPKNGHYQSLLEQMRDELDWRERVTAARPKIVIRVDNEPIVQGLAICVGREVEDFMYGDRENPFRKDTVFPGTGTHVDAFDPEFTRPYAKHGQLVELGILEKPIWYQQN from the coding sequence ATGAGCGCTTGCCTTATTCACCTTCCGCCGGAGCTGCTTGAGCAGATTCTGTCTGGATTACCAAACAGCGACATCAAGAGCCTGCGTTTAACATGTACTCACCTCCACCGTTCCGCTCAATTACGCCTCAGCCGCATTTTCCTGTCCCCTAACCCACTGAATGTGAGCGTATTCAGGGCCGTCGCCGATCATGAAGAGTTCAGGAAGAAGATTGTCGAGATCATCTACGATGATGCGCGCCTGGCTTACTCGCACGAGACCCGCGATGACGAGTATtatgaagacgaggacgaggatgaggacgacatTGGTGATGTACACGGCGTTCCGGTCTGGTACCGGCGCATATACAGCGAGAATTACGATTTTGTCAAGACCTACGGGTCTGGGGATGTGAAGCGCTCTCACCATCTTGAAGTCCAGCAGCGATTCAAAGCGCCTTTGAGTCCGGCAGAGTCTTTCAAGATATATCAGAAGCTGGTGCAAGAGCAAGAACATGTCATCGCCACAAACAGCGACGCCGACGCCCTCAAATATGGGCTGCCCCGATTCCCCAACCTGCGAACAATCACCCTGACACCTGTGGCTCACGGGCAACCTCACAGACCATTTTACCCTACCCCTATGATCCGCTCTCTTCCACGCGGATTAATATATCCCATCCCTCGCGGCTGGCCTGTCGCAGAGGAGCAATCTAATCGTCCTTATGCGAAGAGCTGGGATGGTGAGGAGAAAGCAGAGTGGCGCGGGTTCTGTCTTGTGACCCAGGCAGttgctcaacaccaacgcgAGAACCCAGCCGCTGGCATCTCTGAGTTCATCGTTGATAGCAACCAGCTTCTCACGGGGATCAACTGCCGCATTTTTGACGAGGCGGAAAATAGCGAGTACAAGGACCTCGCCACCATCTTGGCCCGACCCGGCTTCTCCCGAATCGACCTCTCTCTACATGTTGGTGGCCAAGACAGAAAGGGCTGGCCCTCTTTTCGCCGTGGTCTCCTGCAGCACGCACTTGGCACGGCACAGGGACTACGGCACGTGAGCCTCACGACCAACCTCGCAATCCCCAACGAACTCTGGGATGCGTCTGAGGGCGGTGAAGAACACCATATCCCACTGCGCACACTTTTCCCTATCGACACGTGGTCAAACCTCCAGCATTTTTGTCTTTCGCGCTTCCTCGTCAATCAGGCAGACGTGATGGATTTTCTGCTTGCGATGCCGCTGACACTCCAGTCAGTCGAGCTGAGCTTTCTCTGGTTCCTCCCGAAGAACGGCCATTACCAGAGCTTACTGGAGCAAATGCGAGACGAACTTGACTGGCGCGAGCGCGTGACCGCAGCCAGACCAAAGATCGTCATTCGTGTTGATAATGAACCTATAGTTCAAGGTCTGGCCATCTGCGTTGGACGTGAGGTAGAGGACTTTATGTATGGCGACAGAGAGAATCCCTTTCGGAAGGATACGGTCTTTCCGGGCACAGGGACCCATGTGGATGCTTTTGATCCTGAATTCACTCGACCCTATGCAAAACATGGTCAGTTGGTAGAACTAGGGATTCTAGAAAAGCCTATCTGGTACCAGCAAAACTAG